The Vibrio mangrovi genome includes a region encoding these proteins:
- a CDS encoding AraC family transcriptional regulator: MVENSWMGQAMTEMTGKLAEKLMCLIDRDGLYPTSMKSLSFFKVSAPTHCDSNIYKPSFIVTLQGLKSLYLYGTQQTFSPGESLITSIDIPIQSYIVEASIQQPYLCAIFELNMSMVAQLMSELDSGSQRHCSESKGVMIVPVSDTLIDVMKRMVDLLDNPNDIPVLYPMLEREMIYRLLMGEHGEMLRQLCTFDSSSNKVMRAIQYLNENYKKTVRVDSLASRVNMSVSSLHQHFKAVTLLTPLQYQKQLRLYEARKMIMQGMEISSAAFQVGYESASHFSRDYNRTFGTSPSRDREAH; encoded by the coding sequence ATGGTAGAAAACAGTTGGATGGGACAAGCAATGACAGAAATGACCGGAAAATTAGCAGAAAAATTAATGTGTCTGATTGATCGTGACGGACTCTATCCGACGTCGATGAAGTCGCTCAGTTTTTTTAAAGTTTCAGCCCCGACTCACTGTGATAGCAACATCTATAAACCCAGCTTTATTGTCACCTTGCAGGGTTTAAAAAGCCTTTATTTATATGGGACTCAGCAGACTTTTTCTCCCGGAGAGAGTTTAATTACTTCGATTGATATTCCTATTCAGTCATACATTGTCGAAGCGAGTATTCAACAACCTTATTTATGTGCAATTTTTGAACTAAATATGTCTATGGTTGCACAATTGATGTCCGAGCTTGATTCGGGCAGTCAACGGCACTGTAGTGAATCGAAAGGGGTTATGATTGTCCCTGTTTCAGATACATTGATTGACGTGATGAAACGGATGGTTGACTTGCTCGATAATCCAAATGATATTCCAGTTCTTTACCCGATGCTGGAACGTGAAATGATTTACCGGCTGCTGATGGGAGAGCATGGGGAGATGCTACGGCAGTTATGCACTTTTGACAGTTCCAGCAATAAAGTGATGCGAGCTATTCAGTACCTGAATGAAAATTATAAAAAGACCGTCAGAGTTGACTCGCTGGCAAGCCGGGTCAATATGAGTGTCTCTTCTTTGCATCAACATTTTAAGGCTGTTACCTTACTGACACCGCTGCAATACCAGAAACAGCTCCGGCTGTATGAAGCCCGGAAAATGATTATGCAGGGAATGGAAATATCATCCGCAGCGTTTCAGGTCGGATACGAAAGCGCTTCTCATTTTAGCCGCGATTACAATCGCACATTCGGCACATCACCATCACGGGATCGTGAAGCACATTGA
- a CDS encoding carboxymuconolactone decarboxylase family protein: MQTDFNDKQQAIIPIAAFTASGEIDKLKTSLNQGLDVGLTVNEIKEVLVQLYAYAGFPRSLNGLGTLMAVLAERQAQGIEDPQGSSASPLPTDQTSLEFGTANQTKLVGQPVSGPLFDFSPEIDYFLKAHLFGDIFQRDVLDWPTRELATIAALANIKGVNSQLQAHYGISLNNGITPAQLQTFVAVMERECGADVAANAQQVLDQLLQK; the protein is encoded by the coding sequence ATGCAAACAGACTTTAATGACAAGCAGCAGGCAATCATCCCTATTGCAGCTTTTACTGCAAGTGGGGAAATCGATAAGTTAAAAACGAGTTTGAATCAAGGTCTTGATGTTGGTCTGACCGTCAATGAAATTAAAGAAGTTCTTGTTCAACTTTATGCGTATGCTGGTTTCCCGAGAAGTCTGAATGGGCTTGGTACGTTGATGGCTGTTTTAGCGGAACGGCAAGCTCAGGGGATTGAAGACCCGCAGGGCAGTAGTGCTAGCCCGCTTCCTACGGATCAAACCAGTCTTGAGTTTGGAACTGCGAATCAGACTAAATTGGTTGGTCAGCCGGTGAGTGGGCCACTGTTCGATTTTTCTCCGGAAATCGATTATTTTCTGAAAGCACATCTGTTTGGCGATATTTTTCAGCGGGATGTGCTGGACTGGCCAACCCGTGAGCTGGCAACGATCGCAGCTCTGGCCAATATCAAAGGCGTCAATAGCCAGCTTCAGGCCCATTACGGTATTAGTTTAAACAATGGCATTACCCCGGCTCAGCTTCAGACATTTGTTGCTGTCATGGAACGTGAATGCGGAGCGGATGTTGCTGCGAATGCACAGCAGGTGCTTGACCAGCTATTGCAAAAATAA
- a CDS encoding AraC family transcriptional regulator, translating into MSTPEEMAAASDKLAKCIIRWTGNATQFDSPVPGLRLSRWDTTTLPTSYTQKSSICVIAQGVKRIILGEETYTYDANSFLISSVDLPIVANIVEASPDKPYLGLIMELDLQEISQLIVDSGFSLKQSKQAQSGMDVGHLSLPMLNAFQRLIDLHDEPDNIKILAPVIKREIFYRLLSTEQGLRLHQIVTTGSHSNQISKAIDWLKRNYAKPLSVGKLASYSGMSKSAFYNHFRTMTSMTPLQFQKKLRLNEARRLMLTENLDALATTFKVGYESPSQFSREYSRLFGAPPSKDIKSLRESGFA; encoded by the coding sequence ATGAGCACACCAGAAGAAATGGCAGCAGCTTCCGATAAGCTGGCAAAATGTATTATCCGATGGACCGGGAATGCAACACAATTCGATTCGCCAGTCCCCGGACTCAGACTCAGCCGTTGGGATACAACAACCCTTCCGACAAGCTATACGCAGAAATCTAGTATCTGTGTCATCGCCCAAGGTGTAAAACGAATCATTTTAGGTGAAGAAACATATACTTATGATGCAAACAGTTTTCTGATTTCGTCTGTTGATCTGCCTATCGTGGCTAATATTGTAGAAGCATCTCCGGATAAACCTTATCTGGGTCTGATCATGGAGTTAGATCTTCAGGAAATATCCCAGTTGATCGTTGACAGCGGATTCTCGTTGAAACAGTCAAAACAAGCTCAGAGCGGAATGGATGTCGGACATCTTTCTCTCCCGATGCTGAATGCATTTCAACGCTTAATCGATCTCCATGATGAGCCGGACAACATTAAAATTCTGGCACCAGTGATTAAACGCGAAATCTTTTACCGCCTGTTAAGCACAGAGCAGGGGCTGCGACTGCATCAGATTGTAACAACCGGAAGCCACAGTAACCAGATTTCAAAAGCAATTGACTGGTTAAAGCGTAACTATGCCAAGCCACTTAGTGTCGGAAAACTGGCCTCATATTCAGGCATGAGTAAATCAGCATTTTATAATCATTTCCGGACGATGACTTCAATGACGCCACTCCAGTTTCAGAAGAAACTGCGTCTGAATGAAGCCCGGAGACTGATGCTGACGGAAAACTTAGACGCACTCGCCACAACCTTCAAAGTCGGTTACGAAAGTCCGTCACAGTTCAGCAGAGAATACAGCCGGTTATTCGGTGCTCCGCCATCGAAAGATATCAAAAGCTTACGCGAATCTGGCTTTGCCTGA
- a CDS encoding MalY/PatB family protein, translating into MKSFDFDTVVPRRGSGSYKWDASNDPESLPMWVADMDFRTAPAVIHALERRVSHGIFGYTKVPDCYYSALISWLQRRHQFLIERDWVLYTSGVVPAISAILKALTQPGDGVIVQTPAYNCFFSSIRNMECRLVENRLICNNGYFEMDFDDLELKASDPSVSVMLLCNPHNPVGRAWTAEELQQVGKICGRHGVVVISDEIHCDLTFPEFRHQPFAALSDDFLLNSVTCNSPSKSFNIAGLQIANIIVADENIRAKIDKALNIHEVCDVNPFGVEALMAAYNEGEEWLDALRDYLYENYLTVSSFISEQLPELTLTTQEATYLAWIDCRSLNASSAQISQALQSQSHLFISEGTVYGDAGEGYIRLNMACPREVLLDGLMRIKTTLINCYRK; encoded by the coding sequence GTGAAATCGTTCGACTTCGATACTGTTGTTCCCCGACGCGGCAGCGGGAGTTATAAATGGGATGCGTCGAATGATCCTGAAAGTTTACCTATGTGGGTTGCTGATATGGATTTCCGGACTGCTCCTGCGGTGATTCATGCTTTAGAACGCCGGGTCAGTCACGGTATTTTCGGTTATACCAAAGTGCCGGATTGTTATTATTCCGCACTGATTAGCTGGCTTCAGCGTCGGCATCAGTTTCTGATCGAACGGGATTGGGTTTTATATACTTCCGGTGTTGTTCCGGCTATTTCGGCGATATTAAAAGCCCTGACTCAGCCGGGAGATGGAGTGATTGTCCAGACACCGGCTTATAACTGTTTTTTCAGCTCGATTCGCAATATGGAATGCCGTCTGGTTGAAAACCGATTGATCTGTAACAACGGTTATTTTGAAATGGATTTTGACGATCTGGAGCTGAAAGCTTCTGATCCCAGCGTTTCTGTGATGTTATTGTGTAATCCGCATAATCCTGTCGGGCGAGCCTGGACCGCTGAAGAACTTCAGCAGGTCGGCAAAATTTGTGGCCGGCATGGTGTGGTCGTTATCAGTGATGAAATCCATTGTGATCTCACATTCCCTGAGTTCAGGCATCAGCCCTTTGCTGCTCTGAGTGATGATTTTCTGTTGAATTCGGTTACCTGCAACTCTCCGAGTAAATCATTCAATATCGCAGGGTTACAGATTGCAAATATTATTGTAGCGGATGAGAATATTCGGGCCAAAATAGATAAGGCATTGAATATTCATGAAGTATGTGATGTAAATCCATTTGGTGTTGAGGCGCTGATGGCTGCTTATAATGAAGGGGAAGAATGGTTGGATGCATTACGGGATTACCTGTATGAGAACTACCTGACTGTTTCAAGCTTCATTTCCGAGCAGTTGCCAGAGTTGACTCTGACCACTCAGGAGGCCACATATCTGGCGTGGATTGATTGTCGTAGTCTCAATGCATCATCAGCACAAATCAGTCAGGCATTGCAGTCGCAGAGTCACTTATTTATTAGTGAGGGCACAGTGTACGGAGATGCAGGTGAAGGTTATATCCGGCTGAATATGGCCTGTCCGAGAGAAGTTCTGCTGGATGGCCTGATGCGTATCAAAACGACGCTGATCAACTGTTACCGCAAATAG
- a CDS encoding DUF3737 family protein has translation MKTEINDCFYEGERPLYALKDGALNKVRFYPGESALKHSSDVTAQNCEFMCKYPFWHSNHIVVEQCQFTVYARAAIWYTENLTMRDCLVEAPKMFRRVSHLTIENSRFPNAGETLWNCDDVTLKNVELQGADYVFMNGENIVIDNMTLQGNYSFQDAKNVTIRNSHLNSKDAFWGTENVTVYDSVIEGEYLGWHSKNLRLVNCVIRGEQPLCYATDLIMENCIMEDTDLCFEYATLQAEINSHIVSVKNPKSGFIRAQSIGEVIIDENCINPGACVIESVDYEEN, from the coding sequence ATGAAAACTGAAATTAATGACTGCTTTTATGAAGGGGAACGCCCCTTATATGCATTAAAAGATGGTGCTTTGAATAAAGTCCGCTTTTATCCGGGTGAATCCGCATTGAAACATTCTAGCGATGTCACCGCACAGAATTGTGAATTCATGTGTAAATATCCTTTCTGGCACAGTAATCATATTGTGGTAGAACAATGCCAGTTCACGGTTTATGCCCGTGCTGCAATTTGGTATACGGAAAACCTGACAATGCGTGATTGTCTGGTTGAAGCACCGAAAATGTTCCGGCGGGTTTCTCATCTGACAATCGAGAACTCACGTTTTCCGAATGCCGGTGAGACACTGTGGAATTGTGATGATGTAACCCTGAAAAACGTTGAGCTACAAGGTGCTGACTATGTGTTTATGAACGGTGAAAATATTGTCATCGACAATATGACCCTTCAGGGGAACTACTCATTCCAGGACGCAAAGAATGTGACGATCAGAAATTCACATCTGAATTCAAAAGACGCATTCTGGGGCACCGAGAATGTGACGGTGTATGACAGTGTGATCGAGGGTGAATATCTGGGCTGGCACTCAAAGAATCTGCGTCTGGTAAATTGCGTGATTCGTGGTGAGCAACCGCTATGCTATGCAACGGATCTGATCATGGAAAACTGTATTATGGAAGACACCGATTTGTGTTTTGAATATGCCACGTTACAGGCTGAGATCAATTCACATATTGTCAGTGTTAAAAACCCGAAAAGTGGGTTTATCCGGGCTCAGTCAATCGGTGAAGTGATCATCGATGAGAACTGCATCAATCCGGGGGCTTGCGTGATTGAATCAGTTGATTATGAGGAAAATTAA
- a CDS encoding MFS transporter: MSTSLKYILAVICFLVLGNLYYAQPIISDIAPDVGIELSGSGIIVTVTQIGYCLGVLFLVPLGDVVENRRLLSLLVWGAMVALVAAGLSHHQLSFLSSVFFVGLFSCSMQVIIPLSAGLAGDQERGRVLGLIISGGLLGIVLSRPTASLLTGLGSWRFTYFYAAGLMVVVGLLIRKMPRRAPVADALSYPAILSSMVRLFISVPGIKRYLGAMALIFMTFTLFWATVPIVLQDVLHFSHTDIAIFSLISLAAPPCALMAGKMIDRGKGFLLTLISISMVFCAFIATPVLGMYLFAFMLAALLLEPGVHMTNVVIQQAVIAFVPEARSRLNALCIAFTFTGGAVGSWLGPWLYSHYGWKLTVAIAGVTVLAALTLNVSLRVMPAKQISMPENT; encoded by the coding sequence ATGTCTACAAGTTTGAAGTATATTCTGGCGGTTATATGCTTTCTGGTACTGGGAAATTTATATTATGCCCAGCCCATCATCTCAGACATTGCCCCGGATGTCGGTATTGAGTTGTCCGGTAGCGGCATTATCGTGACTGTGACCCAGATCGGTTACTGCCTCGGTGTGTTGTTTCTGGTCCCGCTGGGAGATGTGGTCGAAAACCGAAGATTACTGAGTTTATTGGTGTGGGGCGCAATGGTGGCTTTAGTGGCTGCCGGGCTAAGCCATCATCAGCTGTCTTTTTTATCATCGGTATTTTTTGTCGGGCTATTTTCATGCTCAATGCAAGTGATTATTCCGTTGAGTGCCGGTTTAGCCGGAGATCAAGAACGAGGGCGGGTTCTGGGACTGATTATTTCCGGTGGACTGTTAGGTATCGTTTTATCACGTCCGACTGCCAGTTTGCTGACTGGTCTTGGAAGCTGGCGGTTTACTTACTTTTATGCTGCCGGATTGATGGTCGTGGTCGGCTTGTTGATCCGCAAGATGCCACGTAGAGCGCCTGTCGCTGATGCACTTAGTTATCCTGCGATTTTATCTTCGATGGTCCGGTTGTTTATTTCGGTTCCGGGAATTAAAAGATATCTTGGCGCGATGGCTTTAATCTTTATGACTTTTACCCTATTTTGGGCGACCGTCCCGATTGTATTACAGGATGTTTTGCACTTTTCTCATACGGATATTGCGATTTTTTCTCTGATAAGTCTGGCCGCGCCACCCTGCGCTTTAATGGCCGGAAAAATGATTGATCGCGGTAAGGGTTTCTTGCTGACGCTCATCAGTATCAGTATGGTTTTCTGTGCATTTATCGCGACGCCGGTTTTAGGAATGTATCTGTTTGCTTTCATGCTGGCAGCCCTGCTACTTGAACCCGGTGTACATATGACCAATGTTGTCATCCAGCAGGCCGTTATTGCTTTTGTCCCGGAAGCGAGAAGTCGGCTCAATGCATTATGCATTGCATTCACATTTACTGGTGGTGCTGTCGGTTCATGGCTTGGACCATGGTTATATAGCCACTATGGCTGGAAATTAACCGTCGCTATCGCTGGAGTGACGGTGCTGGCAGCACTGACTCTGAATGTGTCATTGAGAGTCATGCCAGCAAAACAAATTTCAATGCCAGAAAATACTTAA
- a CDS encoding (R)-mandelonitrile lyase, with amino-acid sequence MINSTLKSSMLKTIAVAALCSAFSANLFAAEQTTVIRKGENASFEGPAEYFTGKVKVDMLFPVAEDVNASGAYVTFEPGARSAWHTHPAGQKMVITSGVGLTQEWGGEIHKLYPGDVLICPPGVKHWHGASIDSPMTHLVITGDLNGKNVEWMEKVTDEQYQGH; translated from the coding sequence ATGATAAACAGTACTCTCAAAAGCAGTATGCTTAAAACCATCGCCGTCGCAGCTTTATGTAGCGCTTTTTCTGCCAACCTTTTCGCTGCAGAACAAACGACAGTGATCCGAAAAGGTGAAAATGCTTCATTTGAAGGTCCGGCAGAATATTTTACCGGCAAAGTAAAAGTAGACATGCTGTTCCCGGTTGCTGAAGATGTGAATGCCTCCGGTGCTTATGTAACTTTTGAACCCGGTGCCCGCTCAGCATGGCACACTCATCCGGCCGGACAGAAAATGGTTATCACTTCCGGCGTTGGCCTGACTCAGGAATGGGGCGGTGAGATTCATAAACTTTATCCGGGTGATGTACTTATCTGCCCACCGGGAGTAAAACACTGGCATGGTGCCAGCATCGATTCACCGATGACCCATCTGGTTATCACCGGTGATCTGAATGGTAAAAATGTTGAGTGGATGGAAAAAGTAACCGACGAGCAGTATCAGGGCCACTAA
- a CDS encoding carboxymuconolactone decarboxylase family protein has translation MKTNRFSRIFLLCSMLTAHGVYANNTTESLDAALQTVSPKLAQTNQFLADELWQRPQLSMKERSLITLAAAIARDQQAILGEQIQGALDNGVSPQEVSEVITHLAFYAGWGNAMSAVKAAAPIYQKLGIKSPQIEPSSLKLLPIDEKAEAARAKFVSANFGKVSEGVVQYTTDKLFKDLWLRPNLAPKNRSLITVSALIATGQAEQVPYHLNKAMDNGLTQAQASELLTQLAFYAGWPKVFSALPVVKKVFESRNISK, from the coding sequence ATGAAGACAAATCGGTTCAGCCGCATATTTCTGCTTTGCAGTATGCTTACCGCACATGGTGTATACGCAAACAATACTACCGAATCATTAGATGCCGCACTCCAAACAGTTTCTCCGAAACTAGCGCAAACCAATCAGTTTCTTGCAGATGAACTCTGGCAGCGCCCGCAGTTGTCGATGAAAGAAAGAAGTCTGATCACTCTGGCTGCCGCCATTGCCAGAGATCAACAGGCAATTCTCGGCGAACAGATTCAGGGCGCATTAGATAACGGCGTCTCTCCCCAAGAAGTTTCAGAAGTGATCACGCACCTGGCATTTTATGCCGGTTGGGGCAATGCCATGTCTGCTGTCAAAGCCGCAGCACCGATTTACCAGAAACTAGGTATCAAGAGTCCACAGATAGAGCCGTCATCTTTGAAACTACTGCCGATCGATGAGAAAGCCGAAGCTGCCCGGGCTAAATTTGTTTCTGCTAATTTCGGTAAGGTTTCTGAAGGGGTTGTCCAATATACAACAGATAAGCTGTTTAAAGACTTATGGCTCCGCCCTAATCTGGCACCTAAAAACCGTAGCTTAATCACAGTCAGTGCTCTGATTGCAACCGGTCAGGCAGAACAGGTTCCTTATCATCTCAACAAAGCGATGGATAACGGACTTACTCAGGCGCAGGCTTCGGAGCTGTTAACACAGCTTGCATTTTACGCCGGTTGGCCGAAGGTATTTTCTGCTCTGCCCGTCGTAAAAAAGGTATTCGAATCACGCAATATATCCAAGTAG
- a CDS encoding exonuclease domain-containing protein encodes MLTRWLKRWKRVLGAEIRRQRVEPAPHWPAPLKNYLLQPFADAQTPLSELQFLAVDFETTGLSPARDQILSIGMVDLTLEGIDIASTEEILLNHGEFVKAESAQINGLTPKILQQGITLSRGINRLLERAQGKVLLAHHCQIENSFITAFLQNNYNLSTFPVCFIDTLQIEKRFSYAGRSRYHESYQLNDLRSYYHLPDYLAHSAASDAFACAELFLVQAKKLNLQQLAISQLTVD; translated from the coding sequence ATGCTGACTCGCTGGCTGAAACGATGGAAACGTGTCCTCGGGGCGGAGATACGCCGACAACGGGTCGAACCGGCGCCGCACTGGCCTGCTCCACTGAAAAATTACCTGTTGCAGCCTTTTGCCGACGCACAGACACCATTATCTGAATTGCAGTTTCTGGCCGTCGATTTTGAAACTACCGGACTATCACCGGCACGGGATCAGATCCTCTCAATCGGTATGGTCGATCTGACTCTGGAAGGTATTGATATCGCCAGTACTGAAGAAATCCTGCTCAATCACGGAGAATTTGTCAAAGCAGAAAGTGCACAAATCAACGGACTGACTCCGAAAATTCTGCAACAGGGCATTACTCTGTCCAGAGGGATAAACCGGCTGCTTGAACGGGCTCAGGGGAAAGTCTTACTTGCACATCACTGCCAGATAGAAAACAGCTTTATCACTGCTTTTCTGCAAAATAACTACAATCTCAGCACATTCCCCGTCTGTTTTATCGATACACTGCAAATTGAGAAACGCTTCAGTTATGCCGGCAGAAGCAGATATCATGAAAGCTATCAGTTAAATGACTTACGCAGTTATTATCATCTGCCCGACTACCTTGCCCACTCTGCGGCCAGTGATGCATTCGCCTGTGCTGAGTTATTTTTAGTTCAGGCCAAAAAACTGAACCTGCAACAGCTTGCTATCAGCCAGTTGACCGTTGATTAA